The Anabas testudineus chromosome 14, fAnaTes1.2, whole genome shotgun sequence genome includes a region encoding these proteins:
- the ubash3ba gene encoding ubiquitin-associated and SH3 domain-containing protein B yields MAAKEDLYAKVTPRRQRQSRPSTVKHGSTLDVLLSMGFPKTRALKALVSTGGKNVQAACDWLFSHVDDPFLDDPLPREYVLYLRPSGPLLQQLSHFWQQSRFSCGKNKAHNIFPHITLCQFFMCPDGKVEALSEALQATVTKWKGRIPMPLPLELYTSSTFIGLFVDEQLAEVLKHFAADFATEATAKADVHVEPHKKQLHVTLAYHFQSSHLPVLEKLAKSIDVSSGCDWLAVLFSRDIRFANHETLQVMYPYLPQNDDELELLTGDFIFMSPVEQSTASEGWVFGTSLATGLSGLLPENYVSRADESDTWVVHGSHSVLNCASPSNSGSTMGGLLFDGQLNDSLLDSLMDPSTLTGLCPPMQVSRPANQSSLSRMRLFVCRHGERMDVVFGKHWITQCFDSKGRYFRSNLNMPSSLPARSGGHRDYDKDCPITVFGSTQARLVGEALLESHTTIDFVYCSPSLRCVQTAQHIVQGLQQEGKTKIRVEPGLFEWTKWVSGTCLPTWIPPADLAAANLSVDTTYRPHIPISKLTVSESYDTYISRSFQVTREILTECKNLGNTVLIVAHASSLEACTRQIQGLSPQNSKDFVQVVRKIPYLGFCACEEMGDTGVWQLVDPPILPLTHGPNHSFNWREMLIQD; encoded by the exons CTTGAAAGCTCTGGTTTCGACAGGAGGCAAAAACGTCCAGGCAGCGTGTGACTG GCTCTTCTCCCATGTGGATGACCCTTTCCTGGATGATCCCCTGCCCAGAGAGTATGTGTTATATCTGCGCCCCAGTGGACCTCTGCTCCAGCAGCTCTCACACTTCTGGCAGCAGTCCCGCTTCTCCTGTGGCAAGAATAAGGCCCACAACATCTTCCCCCACATCACCCTCTGCCAATTCTTCATG TGTCCCGATGGGAAGGTGGAGGCCCTGTCTGAGGCTCTCCAGGCCACTGTGACTAAGTGGAAGGGTCGTATACCCATGCCCCTCCCCCTGGAGCTCTATACCTCCTCGACTTTTATCGGGCTCTTTGTGGACGAGCAGTTGGCAGAGGTGCTGAAGCATTTCGCTGCAGATTTTGCTACAGAAGCTACAGCTAAAGCAG ATGTTCATGTCGAGCCTCATAAAAAACAACTTCATGTCACTTTGGCGTACCACTTCCAATCCAGTCACCTTCCAGTTTTGGAGAAGTTAGCCAAAAGCATAGATGTGTCTTCGGGCTGCGATTGGCTCGCAGTTCTCTTCTCTCGGGACATTCGATTTGCTAACCATGAG ACACTGCAAGTCATGTATCCGTATTTGCCTCAGAATGACGATGAGCTCGAGCTCCTCACAGGAGATTTTATCTTCATGTCTCCGGTGGAGCAAAGCACTGCCAGTGAGGGCTGGGTGTTTGGCACCTCGCTGGCCACAGGGCTGTCTGGCCTGCTGCCTGAGAACTACGTCAGCCGCGCTGATGAATCTGACACATGGGTTGTCCATGG GTCTCACTCCGTCCTCAACTGTGCCTCTCCATCTAACTCTGGCAGCACCATGGGTGGGTTGTTATTTGATGGGCAGCTGAACGACAGTCTACTTGACAGTCTTATGGATCCTTCCACCCTCACCGGTCTCTGTCCACCCATGCAG GTGTCAAGGCCAGCTAATCAGTCCTCCCTGTCTAGGATGAGACTGTTTGTGTGTCGCCATGGAGAGAGGATGGACGTGGTGTTTGGGAAACACTGGATCACTCAGTGCTTTGACTCCAAAG gccGATACTTTCGCTCTAATCTCAACATGCCATCCAGCCTGCCAGCTAGAAGCGGAGGTCACCGGGACTATGATAAAGATTGTCCAATTACTGTGTTTGGCTCCACCCAGGCGCGTCTCGTAG GTGAAGCCTTGTTGGAAAGTCACACCACAATAGACTTTGTTTACTGCTCTCCTTCTCTTCGCTGCGTCCAGACGGCTCAGCACATTGTGCAGG GTCTCCAGCAGGAAGGAAAGACAAAAATCCGAGTGGAGCCTGGATTGTTTGAATGGACCAAGTGGGTTTCAGGCACATGCTTACCCACCTGGATCCCCCCAGCTGACCTGGCTGCTGCTAACCTGAGTGTGGACACAACATACAG ACCTCATATTCCCATAAGTAAGTTGACCGTGTCAGAGTCTTATGACACCTACATCAGCAGGAGCTTCCAAGTGACCCGAGAGATCCTGACAGAGTGCAAGAACTTGG GAAACACGGTCCTGATTGTGGCCCATGCTTCCTCCCTGGAGGCCTGCACTCGCCAGATACAAGGTCTCAGTCCTCAAAACTCCAAGGACTTTGTCCAAGTTGTCCGAAAG ATTCCATACTTAGGGTTTTGTGCTTGTGAAGAAATGGGAGACACAGGGGTTTGGCAGCTGGTCGATCCCCCCATCTTGCCTCTGACACATGGACCCAATCACAGTTTCAACTGGAGGGAAATGCTAATTCAAGACTGA